One segment of Lasioglossum baleicum unplaced genomic scaffold, iyLasBale1 scaffold1614, whole genome shotgun sequence DNA contains the following:
- the LOC143220805 gene encoding LOW QUALITY PROTEIN: ankyrin repeat and BTB/POZ domain-containing protein 2-like (The sequence of the model RefSeq protein was modified relative to this genomic sequence to represent the inferred CDS: inserted 1 base in 1 codon), translated as MPSTKRRLCNEKDCRCVICRELTDCKMPGNLKAPPRREGGNFILRRALHFTNKSPSKEWINMSNDVVRSARDHGDGAAVDDISYRPEVEGHTATPLTGGNIRKADKDVAHKTVIYFGDTNQRQNSRLGYKEASSQFKAKDESKMMDPEREEKLEDSEDGRSGEKGQNERQRSTVGSAENEDVKVTHEIVVNVSPSREDVLRIEEDESQVEDYWSLPGDNSGFKADWSFVQQWRLRGPAGGSGRELYCPPYSKDFTESSPKNGVHNMVHMVAERDTDSVAPTPTPQHPHHSQHHHLSLHEIRALQRRPECTGNSSSDENRSSGHASMSDTGGHTSSSSPPHRHHRAHSPQQLNSVPEDDRLSASVTQRNGRNRSGQNRNRHRATPAKLQVPWSGSGLEDIKLAIQQLTMRSHKSSSTYSSLSGSESSEPAVRRLMRHSSLETINTNVTNADEFVWVDSHNRLVELQQLPWTHHDVLRVLQNGRTREHMEQVSMETIPRLSYLLQRALVRIGRETQRLAKPVGLCSKHEVYSAFKIVLCPALADSCTKACLRAAAMFAVSGDQLKQSKASRSGLQLPVGRFLRWMSDVRLGRMIHEYAAIYLTAGIENLLEEILLQCIPTDSHTTLTATMLEHAIANSGDLWGLLQPYAHLNAGRTASGALAMPRWASVSSLNSSSSSRSGRDAAGPALEPSLLTTCVGSMSELIDLISKVAQAGRSTIPLTTKALNALFYYMRCSQLEHGERGSGIQELAYERAYVVLPPLVEWLRVATAHAEHRHGLVVDQDDINQAARLLLPGVDCPVRPICFEEVSVCSKRIDDSEYVRLLTMDMAFKMLTSGRADLIAQAMSLLPSTKINTVNDNGFTALMVACINSDETAVLALLDAGADLNIESPPPPTGQSANTPSKIPVTPNVSNVRSPIVSSVMTPGKNVQSPNSSSSSPCASNNIFNSTCCNQTGFNAETQHWTALTYTALLGHCNIARILLERGAAVEGGAKLSEDKSTVTPLQAATASGNYEMVALLLAHGAQPFLSTLIKDSFSYSGSAQRGCYSAISVATAHGQKSCLHQLLSHPLNFSAKRGEKEVLSLEEILAEGSAGNSPQQQTVDGRGNRREGKEPVFNKVQTKALQEAMYHSAESNHLDITMELRGLKVSWTLHCWMHSLATAHEMRLDSIIDQLLQDFLQVCPDDYSTQFVQECLPLLFNIFRYSKKEGTTLLLADIFCTCFGWEPIKPIRDTTLSSGSRIDPKFVNNPELSDVQFRVEGRVFYGHKIVLVTSXPRFRNMLSSKLCEGNPPIVQINDIRYHIFQMVMEFLYHGGCATLEVNQSDVLELMAAANFFQLDGLLRYCEAQCSSMVDLDNIVSMYIHAKVYNATQLLEYCQGFLLQNMVALLTYDDSVKRLLFAKKLPNHDVLAGLLLTLQARIKARRSQQQNKIKA; from the exons ATGCCATCGACAAAACGGAGGTTATGCAACGAGAAGGATTGCCGGTGTGTGATATGCCGTGAATTAACCGACTGCAAAATGCCGGGTAACCTGAAAGCTCCACCTCGCCGCGAAGGCGGGAACTTTATCCTGCGTCGCGCGTTGCATTTCACCAACAAATCTCCGTCGAAAGAATGGATAAACATGAGCAACGACGTGGTTCGCTCGGCGCGCGATCACGGAGATGGCGCTGCGGTAGACGATATTAGTTACAGGCCGGAAGTAGAGGGTCACACAGCGACGCCATTGACCGGCGGGAATATTAGAAAAGCAGATAAAGACGTGGCACACAAGACCGTGATATATTTCGGCGACACTAATCAGAGGCAGAACAGCAGGCTCGGTTACAAAGAGGCTTCGTCTCAGTTTAAAGCCAAAGACGAGTCGAAGATGATGGATCCGGAGAGGGAAGAGAAGCTGGAGGATTCGGAAGATGGGAGATCCGGTGAAAAGGGGCAAAACGAGAGGCAACGGTCAACGGTGGGCTCGGCGGAGAACGAGGACGTCAAGGTCACGCACGAAATCGTGGTGAACGTCAGCCCCAGCAGAGAGGACGTGCTGAGGATCGAGGAGGACGAGAGCCAGGTCGAGGATTATTGGTCCTTGCCGGGGGACAACAGCGGGTTCAAGGCAGACTGGAGCTTCGTTCAACAGTGGCGCCTGAGGGG aCCGGCTGGTGGCAGTGGGCGTGAATTGTATTGTCCTCCATACTCAAAAGACTTCACGGAAAGTTCGCCTAAAAACGGTGTTCACAACATGGTTCACATGGTAGCGGAAAGGGATACGGATAGCGTTGCACCAACGCCAACGCCTCAGCATCCCCATCACTCTCAACACCATCATCTTAGTTTGCACGAAATTCGTGCGCttcag AGGCGACCAGAATGTACCGGTAATAGTTCATCAGATGAGAATCGATCGTCCGGACACGCAAGCATGTCAGACACAGGTGGGCACACGAGTAGCAGTTCACCACCGCATCGTCACCATAGGGCACACAGTCCACAGCAACTAAACTCTGTACCAGAAGACGATCGTTTATCGGCCTCAGTTACCCAGAGAAATGGCAGGAATAGATCTGGACAGAACCGTAACAGACACAGAGCTACACCTGCCAAG TTGCAGGTCCCTTGGTCAGGTTCTGGTCTAGAAGATATCAAACTAGCAATTCAGCAGCTCACCATGCGTTCCCATAAATCATCTTCCACCTATTCTTCCTTGAGCGGCTCCGAGAGCTCAGAACCAGCTGTAAGGAGGCTGATGAGACACTCTAGTTTAGAAACCATAAATACCAATGTAACTAATGCTGATGAGTTCGTCTGGGTAGACTCTCACAACCGACTAGTGGAGTTACAGCAATTACCATGGACGCACCACGACGTCCTCCGTGTGTTGCAAAATGGTCGCACTAGGGAGCACATGGAGCAGGTCTCTATGGAGACGATACCACGTCTCTCTTACCTGCTGCAGCGAGCTCTGGTCAGAATCGGTCGAGAAACACAGAGACTTGCTAAACCTGTTGGTCTATGCAGTAAGCACGAAGTGTACAGTGCGTTCAAAATCGTGCTCTGCCCGGCCTTGGCAGACTCTTGTACCAAG gcgTGTTTGCGTGCTGCAGCGATGTTCGCCGTATCTGGCGATCAGCTAAAGCAATCGAAAGCATCTCGATCCGGACTACAACTACCAGTGGGGCGATTTCTTCGCTGGATGTCTGATGTACGACTAGGAAGAATGATACACGAGTACGCAGCCATATATTTGACCGCTGGAATCGAAAATCTGTTGGAAGAAATATTGTTACAGTGTATACCAACTGATTCGCATACAACGCTGACTGCAACCATGTTGGAACATGCTATTGCAAATAGTGGAGATTTATGGGGTCTTCTTCAACCATACGCGCATCTGAATGCTGGCCGTACAGCATCAG GTGCTCTTGCTATGCCTCGTTGGGCCAGTGTCAGTTCTTTGAATTCCTCCTCGTCGTCCCGTAGCGGGAGAGATGCAGCGGGGCCCGCATTAGAACCTTCGCTCCTAACTACCTGCGTAGGGTCAATGTCGGAACTAATAGATCTAATCTCGAAAGTAGCCCAAGCAGGACGTTCAACTATACCTTTGACAACCAAGGCATTGAATGCCCTCTTTTATTACATGAGATGTTCGCAG TTAGAACACGGTGAACGAGGTTCTGGAATACAAGAGCTTGCATACGAACGGGCGTATGTCGTACTTCCCCCATTGGTCGAATGGCTCAGAGTTGCAACTGCTCATGCAGAACACAGGCACGGACTAGTCGTAGATCAAGATGACATTAATCAAGCTGCGAGATTGCTATTGCCTGGCGTAGATTGTCCCGTCCGGCCGATATG TTTCGAGGAAGTTTCAGTATGCTCGAAACGTATTGATGACTCCGAATATGTTCGCCTTTTAACTATGGATATGGCTTTCAAGATGTTAACAAGCGGACGTGCAGATTTAATAGCTCAAGCTATGTCTCTTTTACCGTCAACAAAAATCAACACTGTGAACGATAATGGCTTTACCGCTTTAATGGTAGCGTGTATAAATAGCGATGAAACCGCTGTTCTAGCGTTGTTAGACGCTGGTGCCGATTTGAATATCGAAAGTCCACCACCACCTACTGGACAATCAGCAAATACACCTTCTAAAATCCCAGTGACTCCAAATGTATCAAATGTCAGAAGCCCAATCGTGTCATCCGTTATGACACCGGGAAAAAATGTGCAGTCTCCAAATTCATCTTCAAGTTCACCGTGCGCATctaataacatttttaacagCACGTGTTGTAATCAAACTGGATTCAATGCAGAAACGCAACATTGGACTGCATTAACATACACAGCTTTATTAGGACATTGTAATATTGCCAGAATACTGTTAGAACGGGGTGCAGCCGTTGAAGGTGGTGCTAAACTGAGCGAAGATAAATCCACAGTTACACCATTGCAAGCAGCTACAGCATCTGGCAATTATGAAATGGTAGCACTGCTTTTGGCTCATGGCGCTCAACCTTTCTTATCAACTTTGATAAAGGATTCATTTTCGTATTCTGGTTCTGCGCAGCGTGGTTGTTATAG TGCAATATCAGTGGCAACAGCTCATGGACAAAAGAGTTGCCTTCATCAATTGCTATCACATCCATTAAACTTTTCCGCTAAACGCGGAGAAAAAGAAGTATTATCATTAGAAGAAATTTTAGCGGAAGGTAGTGCTGGAAATAGTCCACAACAACAGACTGTAGATGGAAGAGGAAATAGAAGAGAAGGGAAAGAGCCAGTTTTCAATAAGGTTCAGACTAAAGCTTTACAAGAAGCAATGTATCATAGCGCTGAAAGCAATCACTTAG ATATCACGATGGAACTTCGTGGGTTAAAAGTGAGTTGGACATTACATTGCTGGATGCATAGTCTTGCAACAGCTCACGAAATGAGATTGGACTCAATAATAGACCAATTGCTTCAAGATTTCCTACAAGTGTGTCCAGATGATTATTCGACGCAATTTGTACAAGAATGTCTTCCTTtgttattcaatatttttaggTACAGTAAG AAAGAAGGCACAACGCTTCTCCTTGCGGATATTTTTTGTACATGCTTTGGATGGGAACCAATAAAACCTATTCGAGATACAACGCTTTCTAGTGGATCCAGAATAGATCCCAAATTTGTAAATAATCCAGAATTAAGCGATGTACAATTCAGAGTAGAAGGCAGAGTTTTCTATGGTCATAAGATTGTTTTGGTCACAT TCCCGAGATTTAGGAATATGTTAAGTTCAAAATTATGTGAGGGAAATCCTCCTATTGTACAAATCAACGACATTCGGTATCATATCTTCCag ATGGTTATGGAGTTTCTATATCACGGTGGTTGTGCTACATTAGAAGTTAATCAAAGTGACGTCTTGGAATTAATGGCTGCCGCGAATTTTTTCCAATTGGATGGTTTACTTAGGTATTGTGAGGCACAGTGTTCCTCCATGGTTGATCTTGATAATATTGTTTCTATGTACATTCATGCAAAG GTTTATAATGCCACGCAACTTTTAGAATACTGTCAAGGATTTTTACTACAAAATATGGTCGCTTTACTAACTTACGATGACTCAGTTAAACGTTTATTATTTGCCAAGAAATTGCCTAATCATGACGTTCTCGCAGGCCTTCTTCTCACTTTACAAGCGAGAATAAAAGCTAGACGATCTCAACAACAAAATAAGATAAAAGCTTAA